Genomic window (Verrucomicrobiia bacterium):
GCCATCAAATCATTTTTGAAACCGGGCGATACGGTGTTGTTGAAAGCCTCGCGGAGCACGCGGTTGGAACGGATTGCGCAAGCGCTCAAAGCGAGTGAGAGCGCGAAACGGAATTAGACCTCCTCGACGGTGATCGGGGCGGGAGTGACCGAAGGCCGGGCGGCGCTTCGGGGCGGGCATAGGATCGAAACCCAATGTTGTTTTACCTCAGTCAAGCCATTATGAACTGGGCCGAAGGCACGGACTACGCCTCGAGCGTGTCCTTCCTGCGGTTGTTCCGGTACATCACGTTCCGCAGCGCGGGGGCGGCGGTGACGGCGCTCTTGCTGAGTTGGTGGCTGGGACCCAAAGTGATCGCGCGCTTGAAACAATTGAAGTTCGGCCAGGAATACAAGGATCTGGCCGATCAATCCGGCGCGTTTGAAACGCGGGTGTTGAGCAAGAAAGGGACGCCCACGATGGGCGGCATCCTGATTGTGTTGGTTTTGAATCTGACCGCGATTTTGTGGGCGCAGATGAATCCGCTGCTGGAATTGACCTTGTTGACCGTGTTGGTGTTGGCGGGCCTGGGATTCTATGACGATTACGCAAAAATCCTGAAACAACAAGGTGGCGGCGCGCCCCCGCGGGTGAAGTTGTGGGTGCAGTTTGCCGTGGCGGTCTTTGTGGCGGTGTATTTATGGAAACTACCGCAGGATAGCTGGCTGCGTTTCACCGAGACGCAGACGCCGGAGCATCATAATCTGGTCAGCACCCTGATGTTGCCGTTTTACAAATATCCGATTCCGTGCGGAGCGGTCATTGGTTTGCTGCTCGTAACGCTGACGATCGTGGGCAGTTCGAATGCGGTGAATCTGACCGATGGCCTGGATGGTCTGGCAATCGGTTGCACGCTGATCACCACGATTGTGTTTTTGGTGCTCACCTATCTGGCGAGCAATTTCAAATACGCCACCTACCTGCAAATCCCCTACGTGGATGGGGCCGGGGAACTGACGGTTTTTTGCGCGACGCTGCTCGGGGCGGGGATGGGGTTTTTATGGTTCAACTGTCATCCCGCTCAAGTGTTCATGGGCGACACGGGATCGCTGGCGTTGGGCGGGGCGTTGGGGTTGGTGGCGGTTTTGATTCATCAACCATTTTTGCTCGTCATCGCTGGTGGCGTGTTCGTCATGGAAGCGGGATCGGTCATCATCCAGAAGAGTTGGTTCAAGTACACGCGCCGGCGGCACGGGGTTGGACAAAGGGTTTTTTTGATGGCCCCGATTCATCACCATTTCGAGAAGAAGGGCTGGTATGAATCCCAGGTCGTCACGCGATTTTACATTTTATGCGTGCTGTTTGCGGTCGTCGCTTTGAGCACCTTGAAAATCCGATGAAGCCGTCCCAGCAACAATCAACGTGGTTCAGTTGGAACAGACGCG
Coding sequences:
- the mraY gene encoding phospho-N-acetylmuramoyl-pentapeptide-transferase produces the protein MNWAEGTDYASSVSFLRLFRYITFRSAGAAVTALLLSWWLGPKVIARLKQLKFGQEYKDLADQSGAFETRVLSKKGTPTMGGILIVLVLNLTAILWAQMNPLLELTLLTVLVLAGLGFYDDYAKILKQQGGGAPPRVKLWVQFAVAVFVAVYLWKLPQDSWLRFTETQTPEHHNLVSTLMLPFYKYPIPCGAVIGLLLVTLTIVGSSNAVNLTDGLDGLAIGCTLITTIVFLVLTYLASNFKYATYLQIPYVDGAGELTVFCATLLGAGMGFLWFNCHPAQVFMGDTGSLALGGALGLVAVLIHQPFLLVIAGGVFVMEAGSVIIQKSWFKYTRRRHGVGQRVFLMAPIHHHFEKKGWYESQVVTRFYILCVLFAVVALSTLKIR